Proteins from one Chroococcidiopsis sp. CCMEE 29 genomic window:
- a CDS encoding TonB-dependent receptor, translating to MKQLQLINILGLAATVSVLMAQPVHAQLVQVTGVQLSPTENGLEVILENPEGTSLQVFTNRYGQTFVADIVNTQLALPDGKTFRQDNPVEGIASVTVTQQTPNSVRVTVTGEIGVPSGQVTQIDRGLVFSLTPKADPTAVQSTPETPESETAEEPTASEEEEIDIVVTATRTEEQAQDVPRSVTVIRREEIEQQTQLTRNLQDILGRLVPGLAPPTQSSSNFGQSLRGRNVLVLIDGVPQSTSRNAFRDLRTIDPAAIERIEVVRGPSAIYGDGATGGVINIITRQPSEERLSSQTEVGISAALGELQGGSFGNNIQHIISGTQDNFDFAVSAALTNTAGFFDAEGDRIPPDPNAQGGFSDATTINLFGKFGWNIDDQQRLQLTFNRFDDQQDTNFTTDPIVNTLPGRQKARALEGLRLDELPGTENTLFNLQYTHENLFGSQVQAQLYYRDYLARFFPFDGRTFRSLGNQIFQSRVESERFGGRLQIETSLFNEGAARLLWGLDYSNEDTSQPVDIFDQAAFVASGGLDFRRIGERTWTPLLELSSLGLFAQLNWDISDRWIVNGGVRYENADVSIDDFTTLANPNVIIPGGDLDFDATLFNIGTVYFLTDELSVFANFAQGFSLADIGLVLRNASPGFSVDSLSPQPQKVDNYEIGVRGQWDSVQASLSAFYNRSDLGTTFTAPGTVIRAPERVYGVEAALDAQANDWQLGGSLTLVAGEIDRGDDGDYEPLDGFRIPPLKLAAYVENETLPGWRNRLQALFSGSRDVFGDTIAFGRRPVESYFTVDYISSIQLGSGTLQIGIENLFDRQYFPVVSQLQVNDTAYSAARGRTLSIKYSIDW from the coding sequence GTGAAACAACTGCAATTAATTAATATTCTGGGACTAGCAGCAACCGTATCAGTATTAATGGCTCAACCAGTACACGCCCAACTTGTGCAAGTCACCGGAGTGCAGCTTTCGCCAACTGAAAACGGTCTGGAAGTAATACTCGAAAACCCGGAGGGGACATCTCTTCAAGTCTTTACTAACCGTTATGGTCAGACCTTTGTTGCAGACATTGTTAATACCCAACTGGCTCTCCCGGACGGTAAAACTTTTCGTCAAGACAATCCAGTGGAAGGCATTGCTTCTGTTACTGTGACTCAGCAGACCCCCAATAGCGTCCGGGTAACGGTAACGGGTGAAATAGGTGTACCTTCAGGACAGGTAACACAAATTGATCGCGGTTTAGTGTTCAGTTTGACGCCAAAGGCAGATCCAACAGCAGTTCAGTCTACACCAGAAACGCCTGAATCCGAGACTGCCGAGGAGCCAACTGCTTCAGAGGAAGAAGAAATTGACATTGTGGTAACTGCTACACGTACAGAAGAACAGGCGCAGGACGTGCCGCGTTCTGTAACCGTGATTCGGCGCGAAGAGATTGAGCAACAGACACAATTAACACGGAACTTACAAGATATTTTGGGGAGATTAGTTCCTGGCTTAGCACCTCCTACTCAAAGCAGCAGTAACTTTGGGCAATCCCTCCGAGGGCGAAATGTATTGGTGTTGATTGATGGTGTTCCCCAATCTACGAGTCGGAACGCTTTCCGCGATTTGCGAACGATTGATCCTGCTGCCATTGAGCGCATTGAAGTTGTGCGCGGTCCCAGTGCAATTTATGGTGATGGAGCAACCGGCGGTGTGATCAATATCATTACGCGGCAACCGAGTGAGGAAAGACTGAGTTCTCAAACTGAGGTGGGAATAAGCGCTGCTTTGGGAGAGCTGCAAGGAGGAAGTTTTGGCAATAACATCCAGCACATCATATCTGGTACTCAGGATAACTTTGACTTCGCAGTGAGCGCAGCGTTGACAAATACTGCTGGCTTTTTTGATGCTGAAGGCGATCGCATTCCTCCTGACCCCAACGCTCAAGGTGGTTTCTCAGATGCCACAACCATCAACCTGTTTGGCAAGTTTGGTTGGAATATAGATGACCAACAACGCCTGCAACTAACATTTAACCGCTTTGACGATCAGCAAGATACAAACTTCACCACCGATCCAATTGTCAATACCCTGCCAGGCAGACAAAAAGCCCGCGCTCTAGAGGGTCTTAGATTAGATGAACTCCCAGGAACTGAAAACACATTATTCAATTTGCAATACACCCATGAGAATCTTTTCGGTAGCCAAGTTCAAGCTCAGTTGTACTATCGGGATTACCTAGCACGGTTTTTCCCCTTTGATGGTCGTACTTTTAGGAGTCTGGGTAACCAAATCTTTCAATCGCGGGTGGAATCAGAAAGATTTGGGGGGCGGTTACAGATTGAAACTTCTTTATTTAACGAAGGAGCCGCTAGGCTGTTATGGGGGTTAGACTACTCTAACGAAGATACATCCCAACCGGTTGACATATTCGATCAGGCAGCTTTTGTCGCTAGTGGGGGTTTAGATTTCCGCCGAATTGGCGAGCGCACTTGGACACCACTGTTGGAATTAAGCAGTTTGGGTTTGTTTGCTCAACTAAACTGGGATATTAGCGATCGCTGGATTGTTAATGGTGGCGTGCGTTACGAAAACGCCGACGTAAGCATTGATGACTTCACTACCTTAGCTAATCCCAACGTAATTATTCCGGGCGGAGACCTCGACTTCGATGCGACTCTGTTTAATATCGGTACAGTCTACTTCCTGACGGACGAACTGAGCGTATTTGCTAACTTTGCCCAAGGTTTTTCTCTCGCAGATATTGGCTTAGTCCTCCGCAATGCGTCCCCAGGCTTTTCTGTAGATTCTCTAAGCCCCCAACCGCAAAAAGTAGACAACTATGAAATTGGTGTACGCGGTCAATGGGATTCTGTTCAAGCATCCCTGTCCGCTTTCTATAACAGGTCAGACTTAGGTACAACCTTCACTGCTCCCGGAACAGTGATCCGCGCTCCAGAGCGAGTTTATGGTGTTGAAGCTGCCCTTGATGCTCAAGCAAACGATTGGCAACTCGGTGGCAGCCTTACTTTAGTAGCAGGTGAAATTGATAGAGGCGATGACGGAGACTACGAACCTCTAGATGGATTTCGGATTCCACCCTTGAAACTCGCTGCCTATGTAGAGAACGAGACACTACCAGGTTGGCGCAATCGCCTACAAGCTCTATTCTCCGGAAGCCGCGATGTCTTTGGTGATACTATTGCCTTTGGGAGAAGACCTGTAGAGAGCTACTTCACAGTAGACTACATCAGCAGTATTCAGCTCGGTTCAGGGACACTGCAAATAGGCATTGAGAATTTGTTTGATCGCCAATATTTCCCAGTTGTTTCTCAATTGCAGGTCAACGATACTGCATACTCTGCAGCTAGAGGCAGGACGTTGAGCATCAAATACTCAATAGATTGGTAA
- a CDS encoding ABC transporter ATP-binding protein, whose product MVAVDAHNLKIAYGDTLIVPDLSLTLYPGEVTALLGPNGSGKSTVLCTLARLLQPNRGAVYLNGRNITKLPTREIARQLAMLPQSSEVPDGVTVWELIGYGRYPHQNLLGGFSTQDLAAMRWALKVTRLEPLAERVVDTLSGGERQRAWIAMALAQQTQVLLLDEPTTFLDIRHQLDVLSLVRGLNREHGITVGWVLHDLNQAAAYSDRLIMLTGGQVVAAGSPAEVMTASTIQEVFGVEMTVIPHPISGSPTCLPCNLGSSTSGFTPCAPKDYSLKQQGEQGK is encoded by the coding sequence TTGGTAGCAGTTGATGCTCACAACTTGAAGATTGCTTATGGTGATACTCTAATTGTTCCTGACCTTTCGCTCACGCTCTATCCCGGCGAAGTCACAGCACTGCTGGGACCAAATGGATCGGGAAAAAGTACGGTATTGTGTACTCTGGCACGGCTATTGCAGCCCAACAGGGGCGCAGTCTACCTGAATGGACGCAACATTACCAAGCTGCCGACAAGAGAGATAGCTCGCCAGTTAGCAATGCTGCCTCAGTCGTCTGAAGTGCCAGATGGAGTTACAGTCTGGGAATTGATCGGATATGGTCGCTATCCGCACCAGAACCTACTGGGCGGATTTTCTACTCAAGATCTTGCCGCCATGCGGTGGGCACTCAAAGTTACTAGGCTTGAGCCTCTAGCTGAAAGAGTAGTTGACACGCTCTCAGGTGGGGAACGGCAAAGAGCCTGGATTGCAATGGCGCTAGCTCAACAGACTCAGGTGCTGTTGCTAGATGAGCCAACCACATTTCTCGATATCCGTCACCAACTAGATGTGCTGTCTTTGGTGCGGGGGCTAAACCGCGAACATGGAATTACGGTAGGATGGGTGCTGCACGATTTGAACCAAGCAGCTGCCTATAGCGATCGCCTGATTATGTTGACAGGCGGTCAGGTAGTGGCGGCAGGCTCCCCGGCTGAAGTAATGACAGCAAGTACTATTCAGGAGGTGTTTGGGGTAGAAATGACTGTAATTCCCCATCCAATTAGCGGCTCCCCCACTTGCCTGCCGTGCAACTTAGGAAGCAGTACGAGCGGGTTTACTCCCTGTGCACCCAAAGATTATTCATTAAAACAGCAGGGGGAGCAGGGGAAGTAA
- a CDS encoding iron-siderophore ABC transporter substrate-binding protein, whose protein sequence is MHSFSRRRFLATAIISALVVACTGNKVEKRVESLSSPTLTKKPTRIVALEWVYAEDLLALGIQPVGVADISSYKQFVNVQPKLADTVVNVGTRQEPSLEAIAKLEPDLILGVELRHEMIYDTLSSIAPTLLFNPYPPPNKFNQLDEMQQTFLAIADAVNRRDAGEGVLQQMRGTFKIAADRLRSADFTGSPFILAHFVPGTPQPRLFTDNAMAVQVLTQIGLENAWQGEIDRFGFNTVGVEALPAVEQANFLYIAEEEDVQWQQFQNNPVWKGLEFIQESRIYPIGADTWVFGGPLSARVLVNNVVAALSNR, encoded by the coding sequence ATGCATAGCTTCAGCAGACGACGATTTTTGGCGACGGCAATTATTTCTGCCTTAGTAGTTGCCTGTACAGGAAATAAAGTAGAGAAACGGGTAGAGAGCTTATCCAGTCCCACTCTCACAAAAAAACCCACCCGGATTGTGGCGTTGGAATGGGTGTATGCGGAAGACTTGCTGGCACTGGGTATTCAGCCGGTTGGAGTAGCTGATATCAGTAGCTACAAACAGTTTGTCAATGTTCAGCCGAAGCTAGCAGACACTGTGGTTAATGTTGGCACGCGCCAGGAGCCGAGTTTAGAAGCGATCGCCAAATTGGAGCCTGACCTCATTCTCGGTGTAGAATTGCGGCATGAGATGATCTATGACACACTGTCGTCCATTGCCCCAACGCTGCTATTTAATCCCTATCCACCGCCAAACAAATTTAATCAGCTAGATGAGATGCAGCAAACTTTCCTGGCGATCGCCGATGCTGTAAACCGTCGTGATGCTGGAGAAGGAGTTTTGCAGCAGATGCGGGGAACTTTTAAGATTGCTGCCGATCGGTTGCGCTCAGCGGACTTCACAGGCAGCCCATTTATCCTGGCGCATTTTGTTCCAGGTACGCCCCAGCCGCGTTTGTTTACTGACAATGCGATGGCAGTGCAAGTTTTGACCCAAATTGGTCTAGAGAATGCCTGGCAAGGCGAAATTGATCGCTTTGGTTTTAATACAGTCGGAGTGGAAGCGTTGCCAGCCGTCGAGCAGGCTAACTTCCTCTATATTGCCGAAGAAGAAGATGTCCAATGGCAACAATTTCAGAATAACCCGGTCTGGAAAGGGCTGGAGTTTATTCAAGAAAGCCGCATTTATCCCATCGGGGCAGATACCTGGGTTTTTGGTGGTCCCTTATCAGCGCGGGTACTCGTCAATAATGTTGTTGCGGCTTTGTCTAACAGATGA
- a CDS encoding iron ABC transporter permease: MVKFHSSSFVVFGVGVVLLLILLFIHVIQGQVGLDIATIITAIFSPNDSTAHNIVRYVRLPRSSIAVLVGVALGIAGVLLQTVTRNSLASPATLGINAGAYLAVTTTVIFAPGIFAWSPVMVAFVGGLLAALLVYAIASAVKVTPIRLTLAGVAVSLALAAFTAALLLFYENETTGLFLWGAGSLVQTDWSGTIYAAPRVLIGVVLALLLAKPLDVLLLGDEVGRSLGSRVQLTRFISTLIAVFLASVAVSVVGPIGFVGLVAPHLVRLMGCRKHQLLLPGAALWGAVVLVGADIVAQQVTTNLSELPAGSVTALIGAPFLIWLARSSERMGTEKALRGSLHVDSRRLAYPVVLWGAILLLLIVLVMGLSFGDIEFSFGQIVNTFRDGGTALSERVLFNLRLPRLLVAVLAGAALAVSGLLLQGVVRNPLAGPEIVGITSGAGFGALLVLVLLPNAPIEALPVASFVGAFAAFGVVYLASWQGGISPARLALVGIAVSAFCSAGINLLVVIAKLQVAQALIWLAGSTYARQWDELWRLMALPLVLLPLAWLLGRWLDLMALGEDLPRTLGIRLQQARGILIAIAVSLAAAAVSTVGTISFVGLIAPHAARLLVGHRHRQLVPITALLGAILVTLADTVGRVALAPKEIPSGLVTALIGTPYFLWLLLPKRID, from the coding sequence ATGGTGAAGTTTCATTCCTCATCCTTCGTGGTTTTTGGCGTTGGAGTGGTCTTGCTGCTGATACTCCTTTTTATCCACGTTATTCAGGGACAGGTGGGGCTTGATATTGCCACGATTATAACAGCAATCTTTTCACCAAATGACAGCACTGCTCATAACATTGTTCGCTATGTACGGCTACCTCGCTCTAGCATCGCTGTGCTTGTGGGTGTGGCGCTGGGAATAGCGGGGGTTTTGTTGCAAACGGTGACTCGCAACTCCTTAGCATCGCCAGCAACTTTGGGAATTAATGCTGGTGCTTATTTAGCTGTAACCACTACAGTGATTTTTGCGCCAGGGATATTTGCTTGGTCACCGGTAATGGTAGCGTTTGTGGGTGGGTTGTTAGCAGCATTACTGGTTTATGCGATCGCCTCGGCTGTAAAAGTTACACCAATTCGCCTCACCCTTGCTGGCGTTGCGGTTTCTCTAGCTCTCGCTGCTTTTACCGCTGCCCTCCTACTGTTCTACGAAAACGAAACAACTGGCTTGTTCCTCTGGGGGGCTGGTTCGTTGGTGCAAACGGACTGGAGCGGCACTATTTATGCAGCACCCAGGGTATTAATTGGAGTAGTTCTGGCGCTGCTGCTGGCTAAACCGCTGGATGTGCTATTGTTGGGCGATGAGGTAGGGCGATCGCTAGGGTCTAGGGTGCAGTTAACTCGCTTCATCAGTACATTAATCGCTGTGTTTCTGGCATCTGTGGCGGTGAGTGTAGTTGGACCAATTGGCTTTGTTGGTTTGGTTGCTCCCCACCTGGTACGGCTGATGGGATGTCGTAAACACCAGTTATTGCTACCTGGAGCAGCCCTGTGGGGTGCAGTTGTGCTGGTTGGTGCTGATATTGTGGCACAGCAGGTAACGACGAACCTGAGTGAATTACCAGCTGGCAGTGTCACCGCTTTGATTGGCGCACCATTTTTAATTTGGCTGGCTCGTTCATCGGAGCGCATGGGAACTGAGAAGGCACTCAGAGGCTCCCTCCATGTGGATTCGCGTCGCCTTGCCTATCCGGTTGTACTTTGGGGTGCTATCCTGTTACTCCTCATCGTCTTGGTAATGGGTTTGTCGTTTGGCGACATTGAGTTTAGCTTTGGTCAAATCGTCAACACTTTCCGAGACGGCGGTACTGCCCTGTCCGAACGAGTACTATTCAACCTACGTCTGCCTCGTCTGTTGGTGGCGGTGCTGGCAGGGGCAGCGCTAGCAGTGAGTGGCTTACTATTGCAGGGAGTGGTGCGGAATCCCTTAGCTGGACCAGAAATAGTCGGGATTACTTCGGGCGCTGGTTTTGGTGCTCTGCTCGTCCTTGTTTTGCTGCCGAATGCACCAATTGAAGCATTACCAGTAGCATCTTTTGTCGGTGCTTTTGCCGCTTTCGGAGTCGTTTATCTTGCTTCCTGGCAGGGTGGCATTTCGCCAGCGAGGTTAGCTTTGGTTGGCATTGCGGTTTCTGCCTTCTGCTCAGCTGGGATCAATCTGCTCGTTGTCATAGCAAAGCTGCAAGTGGCACAAGCACTGATCTGGCTTGCTGGTAGCACCTACGCCCGTCAATGGGATGAGTTGTGGAGATTGATGGCTTTGCCACTGGTTCTACTACCGCTAGCATGGCTGTTAGGTCGCTGGCTAGACTTGATGGCATTGGGGGAAGACTTACCCCGCACCCTGGGTATCCGGCTGCAACAGGCTCGAGGAATCTTAATTGCGATCGCCGTTTCCCTAGCTGCAGCGGCAGTTTCCACAGTGGGAACAATTAGCTTCGTTGGTCTAATTGCTCCCCATGCAGCACGCCTTCTAGTAGGCCACCGTCACCGTCAGTTAGTACCAATAACAGCACTCCTGGGAGCTATCTTGGTCACCTTGGCAGATACCGTTGGTCGTGTTGCCCTTGCTCCTAAAGAAATCCCCTCAGGTTTGGTCACGGCGCTCATTGGCACGCCTTACTTTTTATGGCTATTGTTGCCTAAAAGAATAGACTGA